Proteins encoded by one window of Aphis gossypii isolate Hap1 chromosome X, ASM2018417v2, whole genome shotgun sequence:
- the LOC114123575 gene encoding uncharacterized protein LOC114123575: MYGPYRLLSNLLSEEKDMKSKNNKTHQKVIRIANEDNTEQSNHDQSSSGISENSNCKKDDQNHTAIPILISAENPLGSLIHKDHSCMPECCYCNRQFYLLETVFHLAQIKNPDKQKACLENTTHLIGSDSCLCVGCYKSIEKRTSIKNLKKRTCIVTTCEQTASRDFRSKWMNTLKSLLLINKINFRVQTNEEEATHKIPVCNEHYEQILLVAQCQLCGNRTLQKFHLHKSEVHEYQSILNEDEIPVTMKYDILICKPCHIYLLLRRDITTKMSFELEKHCDATRIRIINHYRLKMKKLELMKLAKSEINIKKTEEDDQLLLVKSLPTKKRNIFTPDSSMVFKPISSAIEFVNTTTTVITTTIGTKPLMTTRTMTMTPMSTVLTSATENLSPLRFNQKTQPTFLDTHPSVSRTIKRPVTTNYRKHSMPVHKLTIPDHRITIPVEKLMSSINRVDRPMTQVDKSITQIKKPKTRTSKPMIPVDKPTIADHKLKFVFTPVLRSIFTSELSVPKEHVKTPNSVSPIKIPTIVQTDQSLNNSLDSRSKSPLTGFPNLSRQQAISSILSSTTPDIIQFYKNLKTTYPNGKEFINNLMKLETRRNLGYFTVQNNKTIHHQQKSCTATTPPHMIHYLSKSKEYQTSSRIYNYNNDLTDNGYLNNKCVTSENNKGSDSLFIPVETVKTTYKSNNKPKLKSISLKNVIHNPSQHNDSGDSKKQAIALQTNATNMMPIITTTNYPVIPIPTTTITTTTTKALANVVCATSPILSTISEAITASEELTTIEMDSTATNTSTLITAIAGTSTTIMNTKIPVITDTVTITSGITYTVNGYTTNTTDFKESTTTNIASAVSSTINADSITEIITTVIHDTDSAKINFESSKITNLISTEYPTATDAFTTINATTNIPGITTTTAAISTITMSNASQFTFNENTVDKLVPTNSIESILNDITNISTPISSDIVKASAAELLSSSSSKIKQLSDSAKIDSESSTITNVITTEFPTSTIIVADAFTTINVTTDILGVTTTTAAISTTTIPNASQCTSNENSVNKLIPKTPTESIINDIKNIYSPVSSDIVKASTAELLSSSSS; this comes from the exons atgtatggtccctatagattattatcaaatttattaagtgAAGAAAAGGATATGaaatctaaaaacaataaaactcaTCAAAag gtaattAGAATTGCTAATGAAGATAATACTGAACAATCAAATCATGATCAATCTAGTTCAG gtatatcagaaaattcaaattgtaaaaaagaTGATCAAAATCATACCgccat ccCTATTTTGATCTCAGCAGAAAATCCATTAGGATCATTAATTCATAAAGATCACTCTTGTATGCCTGAATGCTGCTATTGTAacagacaattttatttactagaaACTGTTTTTCATTTGGCACAAATAAAGAATCCAGATAAGCAAAAAGCGTGTTTGGAAA ataccaCTCACTTAATTGGATCCGATTCGTGTTTGTGTGTTGGTTGTTACAAATCCATAGAAAAACGAACTTCTATAAAGAATCTTAAAAAACGTACATGTATTGTAACGACTTGTGAACAAACTGCATCTCGTGATTTTCGTTCAAAATGGatgaatacattaaaatctttacttttaataaataag atcaaTTTTAGAGTTCAAACTAATGAAGAAGAAGCAACGCATAAAATTCCGGTTTGCAATGAACATTATGAACAG ATACTGTTAGTAGCTCAATGTCAGTTATGTGGAAATCGAACGTTACAAAAGTTTCATTTGCATAAATCTGAAGTGCATGAATATCAATCGATTCTTAATGAGGATGAAATTCCGGTAACAATGAAATATGACATTCTTATTTGTAAACCatgtcatatttatttattattacgaagAGATATAACTACGAAAATGTCATTTGAATTAGAAAAGCACTGTGACGCTACTAGAATAAG gatcataaatcattatagattgaaaatgaaaaaattagaaCTTATGAAATTAGCAAaatctgaaataaatattaaaaaaacggaGGAAGATGATCAATTGTTATTGGTTAAATCTCTGCCAACGaagaaaagaaatattttcactcCAGATTCTTCTATGGTATTTAAACCTATATCATCAGCAATAGAATTTGTCAATACTACAACAACCGTTATAACGACTACAATAGGAACAAAACCGCTAATGACAACAAGAACGATGACTATGACACCTATGTCTACGGTGTTAACTAGTGCAACAGAAAATCTATCACCGTTAAGATTCAATCAAAAAACACAACCAACATTTCTCGATACACACCCATCTGTATCAAGAACTATAAAACGTCCTGTAACTACTAATTATAGAAAACACTCTATGCCAGTTCATAAGCTAACTATACCAGATCACAGAATTACAATTCCAGTTGAAAAACTTATGTCCTCTATTAATAGAGTTGATAGACCTATGACTCAAGTTGATAAATCTAtaactcaaattaaaaaacctaaaactCGAACTTCTAAGCCTATGATTCCAGTTGATAAACCTACGATTGCTGATCACaaactaaaatttgttttcacaCCGGTGCTAAGATCGATCTTTACTTCGGAATTGTCTGTACCGAAAGAACATGTGAAAACTCCAAATTCAGTTTCCCCAATAAAAATACCGACTATTGTACAAACCGATCAATCgcttaataattcattagatTCGCGGTCTAAGTCACCGCTCACTGGGTTTCCAAATTTAAGTCGCCAACAAGCTATATCATCAATATTGTCATCCACCACACCAGACATAatccaattttataaaaatctcaaAACCACTTATCCTAACGGGAAGGAAttcattaacaatttaatgaaattagaaACACGCCGTAATCTTGGATATTTTAccgtacaaaacaataaaacaattcacCATCAACAAAAGTCTTGTACTGCAACTACTCCTCCTCATATGATACACTACCTTTCAAAATCTAAAGAATATCAAACTTCATCACGTATCTACAATTACAACAATGACCTTACAGATAATGGCTACTTGAACAACAAATGCGTTACAAGTGAAAACAATAAAGGTTCAGATTCACTCTTTATCCCTGTTGAAACTGTTAAAACAACCTATAAATCTAACAATAAGCCCAAGTTAAAGTCTATTTCACTCAAAAACGTTATCCATAATCCATCTCAGCATAACGATAGCGGCGATAGCAAAAAACAAGCCATCGCTTTACAGACAAATGCTACCAATATGATGCCTATCATTACTACCACTAACTATCCAGTTATCCCTATTCCCACGACTACTATCACTACCACAACCACTAAAGCTTTGGCCAATGTCGTCTGTGCTACGTCGCCTATTTTGTCCACGATCTCTGAAGCAATCACAGCTAGTGAAGAGCTAACTACTATCGAAATGGATTCTACAGCAACCAACACCTCAACTTTAATTACTGCCATCGCTGGCACTTCCACAACCATTATGAACACCAAAATCCCTGTCATTACTGATACGGTTACCATCACATCAGGCATCACTTATACCGTTAATGGCTATACTACTAACACTACCGACTTTAAAGAATCTACCACAACAAATATTGCTTCCGCAGTTTCCTCAACCATCAATGCTGATTCAATTACAGAAATTATAACAACTGTAATTCACGATACTGACTCGGCTAAAATTAACTTCGAATCGTCTAAAATAACCAATTTAATTTCTACCGAATATCCTACTGCAACTGACGCATTCACCACCATTAACGCAACCACTAATATCCCAGGTATCACTACCACCACAGCAGCCATTTCTACGATCACAATGTCTAACGCCTcacaatttacttttaatgaaaatactgTGGACAAATTAGTTCCCACAAATTCAATTGAAAGTATTCTCAATGATATTACCAATATTTCCACACCGATTTCGTCAGACATCGTTAAAGCATCCGCCGCTGAATTgttatcgtcgtcgtcgagtAAAATAAAGCAGTTATCCGACTCAGCTAAAATTGACTCTGAATCGTCTACTATTACTAATGTAATTACCACTGAATTTCCTACTTCAACTATTATTGTCGCTGACGCATTTACCACAATTAATGTAACCACTGATATCTTAGGTGTCACTACCACCACAGCGGCCATTTCTACGACCACAATACCTAACGCTTCACAATGTACGTCTAATGAAAATAgcgtaaacaaattaattccCAAAACTCCAActgaaagtattattaatgatattaaaaatatttactctcCGGTATCGTCAGACATCGTTAAAGCATCCACTGCTGAACTgttatcgtcgtcgtcgagtTAA